A genomic region of Gossypium hirsutum isolate 1008001.06 chromosome D01, Gossypium_hirsutum_v2.1, whole genome shotgun sequence contains the following coding sequences:
- the LOC107936143 gene encoding prostatic spermine-binding protein: MKLMEEETVFEEENEIKAMKEEEEVGGEDESEVEGGEPEEEDDDDDDEDDEGEDGDDDDDDDEGEEDDDVQVLHSSGPPVLIADDEEGEDVKDDDDDDEGDGDGDDDDDDDDDDDDDSDEDEEGEEEEDMGTEYLVRPVVPAEDEEDASDFEPEENGEEEEEDEDDEEGSGKIEAPPKRKRTDRDDSDDNDDDGGDDDERPSKR; this comes from the exons ATGAAGTTGATGGAAGAGGAGACGGTGTTCGAAGAGGAAAATGAAATCAAGGCTATGAAAGAGGAAGAAGAGGTTGGCGGTGAAGATGAAAGTGAAGTAGAAGGCGGCGAACCCGAAGAGGAAgacgacgacgacgacgacgaGGATGATGAAGGCGAAGATGGcgacgacgacgacgacgacgacgaAGGAGAGGAGGATGACGATGTGCAGGTTCTTCACTCATCCGGTCCTCCTGTCCTGATAGCTGATGACGAGGAGGGCGAGGATGTTAAAGACGATGATGACGACGATGAAGGCGACGGCGATGGCGATGACGATGACGatgacgacgacgacgacgatgACGACAGTGATGAAGATGAAGAGGGTGAAGAAGAG GAGGATATGGGAACAGAATACCTTGTCCGGCCTGTAGTACCAGCTGAAGATGAAGAAGACGCTAGTGATTTTGAACCAGAAGAAAATggtgaagaggaagaagaagatgaagacgATGAAGAAGGTAGTGGAAAGATCGAAGCTCCGCCAAAGAGGAAGAGAACAGACAGAGATGATTCCGATGACAACGATGATGACGGCGGAGACGATGATGAGAGACCTTCAAAGCGATAG